Sequence from the Methanobacterium alkalithermotolerans genome:
TTAAAAAGTTAAAGATTAACTAAATTTCAATATTCTGCTTTTTTTCTGTTTCTTTTAGCCAGGGATGCAAATATTCCAGTAAAACATAGCACGCTGAATAATATAAATGCCACCTGGGTACTTTGCAATAGAGCGGGATAAAATTGTGGGGAAATCTGCACCCGGCCTATTATAAATGAAAATATAAGGGTAACCATGCCCAAAGAGAAAGACTGGCCAATCAAACGCATGGAACTAACGGTGGCAGATGCTATTCCGTAATATTTACGCTGCACTGATCCCATTATGGCATTGGTATTAGGTGAAGAGAACAACCCAAAACCAAGACCCAGTATTACCAGGGACAAAATTATAAATGTAATACCTGTATTTTCTGAAATAAAAGCCAGGGCAAAAAGTCCGGTGGTAGTTATGCCCATCCCTATAGCGGCCAGTAATTGTGGATCTTTTTTATCAGAAAGTCTTCCTGCTAAGGGGGCTACTATGGCCATTACTCCCGGTTGGGCAACCAGTATTAAACCAGTTGTCTGGGCATCTAAACCTTTGATATATTGTAAAAATAAACTCAAAAGTAAAGCAACGGCAAAGGTGGCAGAATAATTGATTAAGGCCGCAAGACTTGAAAAGGCAAATGTAAAATTTTTAAATAATTTCATATTGAAAATGGGGCTGGGATGGTAAAGTTCCCATTTTACAAAACCAACCATAAGTACAATTCCCATTATAATTAATCCTATTCCGTTTAAATTCGGTAATGTGGAAAAACCATACATTAACATAAACAGGGCAAGGCTATATAGTACTGAGCCCACCACATCGAATTTTTTCCCTTTTTGATTGGCCCATTCTACTTTAACTTTCCCCAGAACCATGATAATAGTTAAAATACCTATGGGAATAGTTATCAGGAAGATACTGGGCCAACCAAAATTTCGGGTTAATATTCCACCTAAAACAGGTCCCAGAGATAGACCTGCATATACTACTGCTATTGTAATACCTATCGCTTTTCCACGTTCTTCAGGAGGGAAAGCTTCACTAATAAGTGCCAGAGAAGTTACAAATATCATGGCTGAGCCCACTCCCTGCACAATCCGGAATATTATCAATTCCATAGCCGAAGGAGCAATAGCAGATAAAAATGAGGAAATGGTAAAAATAATCATTCCCCATGTGAATACTTTCTTCATACCATAAATTTCAGAAATACGGCCAAAGGGCACCGCGAAAATGGCAGCTGATAGCAAATAAGATGCAGGTATCCAATTTTGCATGATAACATCTATTTGAAACTGGTTAACCATGGCTGGCAGGGCAACATTTACCGCAGAGCTCATGAAAGGGGTTAAAAATGATGCTAATGCTGATATAATGAGCACGTAATCTTTTAATGAAATTTTTTGCATTTATTTACTCCTGAATTTAGCCTTATAATGCCCTGATGGGTTTTAATAAAAAATTCATTTAATTATATGTTATAACCTATATAAATCTCTAAAATGTATAATAATATATGGAATTCAGGATTACAACTAATTTTTAAGGGATGAGTATTATGTTTAAATGTGAAAAATGCGGGAAATTATGCCTTAAAAAAGATCATTCACCAGAAAGTGGTGATAAAAAACAGGATTTATGTGAATGCGGAGGTAATTTGATTTATTTTCAGGGTTTAATGGACCATGTACTGGATGAGATGGATCCCTTTAATGAAATTATTATTTCACCAGATTATACTATTTTAAATGAAAATGAAGACAACATATCTGTATCTGATAAAAGAGAAGCATCTTCTTTGCAAAAAAAGAAAAAAAATGATTAATTTTCCTGTGGATAATTTATTTTAAAAATTAGAAAAAAAGACAGCTTTAAACTATCTTTTTTTTTAACTAATAACGGACCGGAGCTTCCATTCCTGCCATTTTTACACCGGTTAAAGCGGAGGCTTCAATACTAAGTGATCTAAGGTCGTCTTTTTCCAGGTTTACCACATTGGTATTACCTGCCTGCTGGGTGAGCATGCATAGCTCTTCGTTCATGGCTTCGATGTAACGGGCCACTTTCTTACCACCTTCCACATAGTCCAACCTTCTACGTAGCCGGGGATTTTGGGTTGCGATTCCTTTTCTACAAGTACCGGTGTAACACTTCTGGCAAACCCGGCAGCCAATGGATACCAGAGCAGAGGTAGCCACATATACTGCGTCGGCACCTAATGCCATGGCTTTTGCCACATCAGCACCATTTCTTATTCCTCCTGCTGCCACTAAACTTACATCTTCTCTTAAATTGATTTGTTTCAGGGCTTCATCAGCTTCTACAATGGCGGCAATGGTGGGAACTCCTGAATGCTCGGTAACCACATCTGGTCCAGCACCGGTACCTCCCTGCATACCATCCACTACAATTATATCTGCCCCTGCTTTTGCAGCGATTTTAACATCATCACTTACTCTTCCAGAGGTGAATTTAACCATAATAGGGACTTTCCAGTCACTTATTTCCCTTAACTGGGAAATTTTCATACTCAGGTCTTCTGGACCTACAATATCCATGTGACGGGCAGGACTTAAGGCATCGGTTCCTTCGGGTATCATCCTAATTTTAGATACCTCTGCTGTTACCTTTTCACCTAAAAGGTGACCACCCATACCTGATTTGGCTCCCTGACCGATTTTAATTTCTATGGCTTCTGAATTATTTAAATAATCAGCAGATACTCCAAAACGACCTGAAGCATATTGTGCAATAAGTTTTGAAGCATATTGACGTTCTTCAGGAAGCATTCCTCCTTCTCCGGTATTGGTAGCAGTCCCGGCCAGAGTGGCACCCATGGCCAGGGCTATTTTCGCTTCTTTACTCAAAGCACCAAATGACATGGCAGCAATCATAATGGGGGTGTCCAGTATCAGGGGATTTTCTGCATATCTCTTACCTAAAACCACCCGGGTATTGCATGGTTCCCGATATTTATCAATAGGTGGCCGGGATACCTGGGCCGGTACTATTACCAGGTCGTCAAAAGTGGGTATAACCCGGGTAGCTCCACATCCCCTGACCTTATATGATCCTTCATTGGATTTCCTTTGAATTTCAACCAGATCTGAAAATGACCAAACGTTTCTTCTATCTTCTGGAACTGCATTAACTTCTATTGCATCGTTAGGACACATTTCTTCACATATACGACATCCTACACAATTTTCATGTTTCACCGGGTATGGTTCCCCACCAATAATTTCATAAACTTCATGAGGACAGTTATTGTAACAGGAATAACAGTTTTTACATTGATTTTCATCCCGATTATCACATAAATACCAGCAACAACCGTGACGGTCAAAATTTCTCTTACAAAGTTCTGAACTTCTTTCTACTTTGAAAGGCATTTTTCCCCTCCCTATTCTATTTTTTTCATGGCTTTAAATATGGGACAGGCAGAATATTTGGTTCCTGCTGCTTTTACCACATCTTCTACATTTCTGGTGAGTTTTGCTTCAGGCTTCCAGGGTTCTTCAATATTTTTATCCACCACTAATGCTTCATCAACTACTTTATCTGCCAGAGCATAGCTCAATAAAGCGGTGACAACTCCTCCGTCCTGACCATGGATTATGGAAGCCTTTGCAGATATTATTTTGATATAATCTCCAAAAGGGGATTTTTCCCCGCGAGATGATATATTTTCAGGGACATAAGTACGGGGGCATGCCACATAACAGGCATTGCATCCTGGAGGACACTCACCACTAATTTCTGGTTTCCTATCCTTGATTTTTACGATATCTTCAGGACAGGCTAATAAACAAGCCCCACAAAGTACACATCCTCCTATATCTATCACATCACCTTTTAGATCTATAAATTGGCTATCAGATACTTCATCTAAGTAATTTTCAGAGGGCATAACTCTCCAGTATAGCACTGGCCTACTTACATTTTCTCTTTTCTTAATTTCAGATAAATTTTCAGACTTTTTCTCAAAGGCCAATCTTTCCATTAGTTTTAAACCTTTATCAGTCACAGGTTTGGTTTTTATGTAGCCCTTTTTTTCAGCATTATCCACCAGATTTCTTCCTTTTTCGCTTCGTATTATAATGGTGGACCAGCCCTCTGGTGATCCAACAGAACCCACTGAGATATCAGATTTTTCTGAAGTAAAGTCCATACAAATTTCACAGCTTTTTCTGATACATCGCTTAGCTTCATCTAATGAAATTTTAAATACCTGGTTTTCTGCTAAGTAAAACCACATAAATCCTTTTTCAATACGGCACTCCTTAACATCTTTAAGGTCAATTTCATATTCTTTTAAAAGCTCTTTCAGGTAATTATATGAGAAATTTTCCATACAGAAAAGACCTATCTTAAGATCCACATTATGCTTACCTGTATAATCAGAATATTCATTCATTAGTGTGGAGGCAGTAATCTGGCAGGGAGTGCCTACCATGGCTACTTTTTCGGCACTTTCTTGTTTAACAGAATTATTACTCATTATCCTTCCTCCGATTCCTGACCATAGAATGGCCTTTTGCTTCTGGGAACTATCTTTTTAAATTCATTATATTTGGAATCTTCTAAATGGAAATCATATGCAGGCAGGAGTTCTTTCAAGTCTTTTTTATCTTCTTTGCTGATTTCCACTACTTTGGCGTTTTTTCCCAGACTTTTAATTTCTCCCAGAACGTAAATAGCCCCTCTGATGATTGATTCTCCTGCATCTTCTGCTATATCTCCTAAAACTATTATACGTCCTCCCATCATGAAGATACCACTCATAAAACCAGAGCTACCGCCGATGATAATGGTCCCGTTTTTCATTATCTCGCCAGTTCTGGATCCGGCATCTCTTCTAACTACAACCGTACCTCCATAGATTCCCTGACCCACTCCGTCTCCAGAAGAACCTTCTATTATTAACTCTCCCTGGGTCATATTATCTCCTGCAAACCAACCGGCGTTTCCCTTAATTTTTATACTGGCCTGATCAATCATGGTCCCTGCAAAATAACCTGCTGATCCATCTATAATAACTTCCACCGGAGTGATAAGCCCGGCTGATAGATAGTGTTTGGCATTGGGATTTTTAATTATTATACGATCATATTCCTTGGCCAGGGTCTTTAAATCGCGGTTTATTTCTCGTGGGGTTTTGGATTCAGCATCAATTTCTATTTCCCGCATTAAATCACCTTATAAATTTTTATTTAAATTATATTTCATAGACCCTGACTTCCCCGGGGGATATCTGTTCCACATAAGTAGTATCCATGACCTCTCGCAGGGAAACCTCTTCTGATGCTATGGCAAAAACATCATCAGTTTCCGCCATAACTCCTGGTCTTAATCCTAATTGATCTTTAGCTATTCCTACTCCATTAGGAGTTCCCACCACATATGAATAGGGTCCATCCATATCTTTTACTGACTGCTCCAGGGTTTCCTCTAAAGAATATCCCATGGATAGTTTATCGGCAACATAGTGAACTATACATTCGGTATCATTATTGGTTTCAAAAATATGGCCTTTTCTTTCCAGAGGATCCCTTATATTCCAGTAATTGGTTATCTGCCCATTGTGGACCACGGTAATATCTGGTATTATATAACTCTGGAAAGGGTGGGCGTGATAACGATCCACAATACTTTCAGTGGAAAAACGGGTGTGTCCTATGGCATGAGTTCCCATTTTAGACCAGGTATCATATCTTTCGGCAATATCCAGAACATATCCTACATCCTTAATCATTTCAAAGGAATGACTCCCATTCAAAACCACAACATCTTTTATCTTGTCAATATCCATAATCAATGGTTTTAGTTGTGAAAATGATTTTAGAGATATCTTACAACGATAAATAATGAAATTTTCAACAGAGGGAATAATCTCTTCACTTTTAATAGGGCTAACTACTTTAACTAATTCTTTAACAGAATCCAAGAGCCCTGGCTTTTCTTTAATTTCAATGTTTAGCAGATATTCATTATCTTCCAATCCTAGCCCACCATATATTGAAAAACCAGCAGAATCTGGTCCCCGGTGTTGCAGGGCATCGAGCATTTTGGTCATGTCGCTTCCTACAGGATGGAGTTTTTTATCTTTATATACTACTCCAGCTATTCCACACACTTCAATACCTCCTTTATAAAGTACTCATGTAACCTGGTGTCTTCTGTAAGCTCGGGATGAAATGAAATGGCTATGTTATTTCCTTGCTTAACACCTATTATTTTATCTTCCAAACGGGACAGTATATGAACATCTTCACCCACCTGATCCACTGCAGGCGCTCTAATGAAGATTCCATTAAATTTATATCCTAATATATCAATTTCTTTTTCAAAGGACTCTTTTTGCCTTCCAAAGGCATTTCTTTTTACTTCCATATCAATTAAATTCAAGAGGGGTTGTTCATAATCTGTTTTTGAAGCTGATAGTACCATACCCGCACAAGTTCCAAAAACAGGTATTTTTTCATTTATTATTATATTATTAATCCCGGTTTTTTCCAGTAATTTTCCTATTACTGTACTTTCTCCACCTGAAATTATTATACCATCACAACAAGAAGCTTCTGCGGAGTTTCTGACTTTAATAACACGCGAATCATTTTCAAAATTTTTTAATGCTTTGGTGGTAATTTCAAAATGTTCACTAACATTTCCCTGTAAATCTAAAATGCCTATGGTTAACATGTGATTCCTTCAAAATTTTTATTTTAAAAATTATCTATTTTAACTTAAAATATCATATCTCAATAATCTTATATAAACCTACCGGAAACATCTTTCCGAAATGATAGATTTTCTGAATATTGAATTCCCATATCTAATTTTAATATACAATGTTCAAAAATTTAGATGTATATAAACATTTATTGAACATTTATATAAACTTTTTCTATTCTAAATTCCTTATCAAAAATATATAAAAACCATCTAAATTAAAAAAATTAAGCTACATATCCGATGAAAAAATGAATATTCAAACATTTAAATTGCTCTGTGACTGGAAATATTAATAAAATGATAATTTAATCATTTCATAATGGAATAAAATTTGTAAATAGATTTAAATAGGGAAATTATTCTCAAGATCTATCATTATATCCTTAGTTGACTCATGAATGAATTTAGCAGCATCAATAAATGCTTGTTTTTCATTTTGATCCATTTGAACAGGTACTACTCCTTCAATACCATTGTAACCTAATTTAACTGGAACCCCTAAACATACTTCATCAACACCTTCAGCGAGATCTTCTACCAGCGTGGAAACAGTAAGTATCTGATTTTCGTCGTTTAATATGGTATTGACTATATTAGCTATGGCAAAAGCAGGTCCATACTCCGTGGCACCTTTTTTACTGATAATATAACTTCCTGCATTTATTACATTTTCAATGGTGTGTTTCAGGTCAAATGATTTGTAATCTGTGAAATAATCATGGGCAGAATAGTATTCAATAGGGATTCCTCCAATGGATGTGGAACTCAGTAAGGGAACCATGTAAGGTCCGTGCTGACCAATGACTCTGGTGTGAATTTCACTTACATGTACATCAAAATGCCGGGCCATGTAATTTTTTAATCGCAGGGAGTCTAAATGATTACCCAATCCTAAAACTTTTCTCTTATCAAAGCCAGAATATTTTAATGCCACATAAGTCATTACATCAACCGGATTACTCACCACCAGAATTATTGAATCAGGAGCATATTTAGCTATTTTTAAAGAATATTCGGCTATTATTCTGGCATTTTCTTTTCCTAATTCCATACGCTCCATATCAGGGGTACGGGGAATACCGGCGGTAATGACCACCACATGGGAATCTTTAAGATTCTCCAGATTAGAGGAGGTATTAATTTTTACTCGAACACCTTTAGCAGCAAGAGCATCATTTATATCTAAAATTTCTCCTTTATTCTGCTCTAAACTACTCTTTCGGGCATGGAGATATAACTCCATAACAGACTGCTCTTCAGCCAAACAAAACGCCGCTGCCCTGCCCACTCTTCCAGTTGATCCTATGATACTGACCTTCAAATTAACACCATTTCCTTTTTTAAGATTATTGCTCTCCACCTGAATTATATCCATAACCAGAGTTACTGCTATTATTTCTGCAGCAACTAATAATGGGAGTCAGGATTACAAGGCAAATATTACATAGATAGAGTATTACAATACCTGGTAATATTATTCTAAATTTTTTAATTTTTCTGCTGCCACTTTTTTCACATACCCACTTTTATCATCTAAAGCTTTTTTCAAGGGTTCTATTGCTCTTTTATCCCCAATACTTCCTAAGGCCCAGGCTGCTCCCCCTCTAACAAAACCGCTTTCATCATTTAAAGCATCTATAAGTGGTTCCACTGCTCTTTTATCCCCAATACTTCCTAAGGCCCAGGCAGCTGCACCTCTAACTTTCCAGTCGGCATCATCAAGTATTCCTAATAGAGGATCAACAGCACTTTCACCCATTTTAGAAAGTGCACCTGAAGCTTCTCTTCTTACCCACTTGTTATCATCTTTTAAGGTTTCAATTAAGGGAGTTATAGCTCGAGGATCTTTTATTTCCCCTAAAGCTTTTGCAGAACCAATTCTAATATTTTTTTCTCCACTGGAAAGAGCTTCAATTAATTGTTCCACTGCTGGAGAACCTATTTCTTCTAAAAGCTCTAAAACTTGCACTCTTACATGCTCATCATCTTCTTTAAGTGATTCAATTAATCGTGCTACATTTTCTTCTTTTTCCATTTTTTCACCTTAACTATATGTAAGTGCATTTAGATTATTAGATTTTTCCATTCTAAGTATAATTTATTTAAATATTGATGTTACTTCCTTAATTTGACAACATTTCAATAAATTTTATGGCCTGGTTTTCTTCTTTTTTAAAATTATGTTTATGTAAAATATTCAGTGAATTTCTAAAAAACATGTACATCTCATCTTTTTTATCAAAAATGTAGTAAAGAGCACCAATAAGTAATAAGGAGATGGCCTCGCCTTTTTTATTGCTATGGTTTTCAAATATCTTCAAAGCACTCTGGAACTGCTTTAAAGAATCAAAGCTATTTTCCAGCTTCAAATAGTTTTCACCCATCATCAAATGAATTATACCCTGACCATCCCAATCTTCAATAATTTCAGCACTTTTTAAAGCTTCCTGAAGCATTTCATGACTATGAGGATCATTGTAATAAAGTGAATACAATTCAGACTGATCGAGAAGTAATATAATTTCTTCTATTTCAGATGCTAGCTTTTTCAAGTCAAAATTTAAATCTTTTTTGGGGTGAATCAAATTTTCATCATCAGAATCAGGTTTATTGTTTAAAGACTCAATAGATGTATTTTCCTTTTCTTCCAGTTCATCTATAAAATCTTCAGGAACTAAAGATCCAGTTACTTCTTTATCTGTATTTAAAGCAGTTTCTATTTGTTTGACTTCCCGAATCTTTTCTTCCATCTCACTTTCCAGGTCAGAATCAATCTCTGCATATATTTTTAAGGCCTTCTGGTAGTTTTCCAGGGCTTTTTTGGTATTTCTGGTGGTCAGGTATGTGTCCCCAATAAGATCATATGTGTAAGCTTCTCCTTCGAGGTAATTTAATTTTTCATATGTTTTAAGTGCTTCCTGAAGGTTTTGAAGTGCTTTTTCGAATTGATCATCTTCTAAATATATTACTGCGATATCTATCAGGGTCTCTGCTTCATGTTCCTGATATTCATATAATTTTTTCTGATAATTTCTCAAAGCTCCTTTTTTACCACGAAAAGAATCCATTAATCCTAAAATATGAATAACATTTTTAATGATTATTAAAACCCCCTGAATTTATAAAAGGGTTATCACCATGGTTCATTGATTTAGATGGCTGATTTTTATTCTGATAATTGTTCAACACATTATCTTTGATGTCATGGTCAATTAATTGTATATGGTTTAAAATTTTATCTGAAATTTCAGTTCCCCCAAAAGTAATTAGATTATGATGATAGTAATAAAAAAAATTTATTAGTTGCTTATGGGCCTAATAAACATTTTATAGTTATTTTATTTTTATATTATGTGGTAGTAACTTTCTACCCGCATATTACATATAATTCTTAAGAATAGATATATTTTATTATATACATTTAAAACACATTTAATTATTTTAATTTAATATCGGTGCTAAAATGATAAAAATCACGATTATACCTGGTGATGGAATTGGTAAAGAAGTCATGAATGCTGCTACTCATGTTTTAGATAGTTTAGAGTTAAACCTGGACTATATATATGCATCTGCAGGTTATGAATGTTTTCAAAAAACTGGTTCCACCATACCGGATGAAACCATCAAACTAACAAAAAAAACGAGCGCCACTCTTTTTGGGGCTGTTACGACTGTTCCAGGTCATAAAAGCGCCATAATCTCCCTAAGAAAAGAGCTGGATTTGTATGCTAATATTCGTCCTGTTAAATCCTATCCTGGTATAAACTCTCTTTTTAAGGATTTAGATTTTGTAATTATACGGGAAAATAGTGAAGGTCTCTATTCCGGTTTAGAAGATTACACCCGGGAGGGTGCTGTGGCCCGGAGGGTTATTACTCGTCGGGCTTCAGAGAGGATATCCCGGTTTGCCTTTGATTATGCTAAAAAAACCGGGCGAAAAAAAGTAACCGCGGTACACAAAGCCAATGTTCTTAAAAAAACAGACGGTGTATTCAAAGATAGTTTCTACAAAGTAGGAGAAGAATACCCTGATTTGGAAAAAGAAGACTTCTATGTGGATGCCACCGCCATGTACTTTTTAACCAAACCACAAATATTCGACGTACTGGTTACCACCAACCTCTTTGGAGACATACTCTCAGATGAGGGAGCCGGACTGGTAGGAGGACTGGGACTAATACCATCAGCCAACATAGGAGACAAACAAGGACTATTCGAACCAGTACACGGATCAGCACCTGATATTGAGGGTAAAGGAATTGCAAACCCGGTAGCCATGCTATTATCAACATCAATGATGTTAAAATATTTAAAAATGGAATACGAAGCAGAAAATTTAGAAAAAGCAATCAGCGCTGTTTTAAAAAATGGTAAAGTAGTTACTCCTGATTTAGGAGGAAATTATTCCACCATGGATATGGCCCGGGAGGTGTCAAAACAAATTAAGATTCAAAACCACTCTTAAATAATCTTTTATAAATTTGATAAGGTTTATTTTATCAAATTTATTTACTTATCATAGTTCCTATCCCTTTTTTAGTGAATATTTCAAGCAAAATGGAGTGCTGGATTCTTCCATCAATTATATGGGCTGATTTAACACCATCCTGCAGTGCCTGGGCACAGGTCATAGTTTTAGGTAGCATTCCTTCAGTTATGATCCCGCTTTTTACCAGTTCTCCCACTTCACTTATATTTATTTTCTTTATGAGTGTATCGGGATTAGCAGGGTCTTCCAGGATACCTGGCACATCAGTTAAAATTATTAGTTTTTCAGCATCAACCCGGGATGCTATTTCTCCTGCTACCGTATCTGCATTTAGATTCAAAGTCCGGGCATTTTCATCCACACCAATAGGCGAAATTATAGGTATATAATTATTTTCAGTGAGCATCTCAATTACTTCTGG
This genomic interval carries:
- a CDS encoding HEAT repeat domain-containing protein — protein: MEKEENVARLIESLKEDDEHVRVQVLELLEEIGSPAVEQLIEALSSGEKNIRIGSAKALGEIKDPRAITPLIETLKDDNKWVRREASGALSKMGESAVDPLLGILDDADWKVRGAAAWALGSIGDKRAVEPLIDALNDESGFVRGGAAWALGSIGDKRAIEPLKKALDDKSGYVKKVAAEKLKNLE
- a CDS encoding GltB/FmdC/FwdC-like GXGXG domain-containing protein yields the protein MREIEIDAESKTPREINRDLKTLAKEYDRIIIKNPNAKHYLSAGLITPVEVIIDGSAGYFAGTMIDQASIKIKGNAGWFAGDNMTQGELIIEGSSGDGVGQGIYGGTVVVRRDAGSRTGEIMKNGTIIIGGSSGFMSGIFMMGGRIIVLGDIAEDAGESIIRGAIYVLGEIKSLGKNAKVVEISKEDKKDLKELLPAYDFHLEDSKYNEFKKIVPRSKRPFYGQESEEG
- the pdxT gene encoding pyridoxal 5'-phosphate synthase glutaminase subunit PdxT; the protein is MLTIGILDLQGNVSEHFEITTKALKNFENDSRVIKVRNSAEASCCDGIIISGGESTVIGKLLEKTGINNIIINEKIPVFGTCAGMVLSASKTDYEQPLLNLIDMEVKRNAFGRQKESFEKEIDILGYKFNGIFIRAPAVDQVGEDVHILSRLEDKIIGVKQGNNIAISFHPELTEDTRLHEYFIKEVLKCVE
- a CDS encoding tetratricopeptide repeat protein; this translates as MDSFRGKKGALRNYQKKLYEYQEHEAETLIDIAVIYLEDDQFEKALQNLQEALKTYEKLNYLEGEAYTYDLIGDTYLTTRNTKKALENYQKALKIYAEIDSDLESEMEEKIREVKQIETALNTDKEVTGSLVPEDFIDELEEKENTSIESLNNKPDSDDENLIHPKKDLNFDLKKLASEIEEIILLLDQSELYSLYYNDPHSHEMLQEALKSAEIIEDWDGQGIIHLMMGENYLKLENSFDSLKQFQSALKIFENHSNKKGEAISLLLIGALYYIFDKKDEMYMFFRNSLNILHKHNFKKEENQAIKFIEMLSN
- a CDS encoding Coenzyme F420 hydrogenase/dehydrogenase, beta subunit C-terminal domain; the encoded protein is MSNNSVKQESAEKVAMVGTPCQITASTLMNEYSDYTGKHNVDLKIGLFCMENFSYNYLKELLKEYEIDLKDVKECRIEKGFMWFYLAENQVFKISLDEAKRCIRKSCEICMDFTSEKSDISVGSVGSPEGWSTIIIRSEKGRNLVDNAEKKGYIKTKPVTDKGLKLMERLAFEKKSENLSEIKKRENVSRPVLYWRVMPSENYLDEVSDSQFIDLKGDVIDIGGCVLCGACLLACPEDIVKIKDRKPEISGECPPGCNACYVACPRTYVPENISSRGEKSPFGDYIKIISAKASIIHGQDGGVVTALLSYALADKVVDEALVVDKNIEEPWKPEAKLTRNVEDVVKAAGTKYSACPIFKAMKKIE
- a CDS encoding MFS transporter — protein: MQKISLKDYVLIISALASFLTPFMSSAVNVALPAMVNQFQIDVIMQNWIPASYLLSAAIFAVPFGRISEIYGMKKVFTWGMIIFTISSFLSAIAPSAMELIIFRIVQGVGSAMIFVTSLALISEAFPPEERGKAIGITIAVVYAGLSLGPVLGGILTRNFGWPSIFLITIPIGILTIIMVLGKVKVEWANQKGKKFDVVGSVLYSLALFMLMYGFSTLPNLNGIGLIIMGIVLMVGFVKWELYHPSPIFNMKLFKNFTFAFSSLAALINYSATFAVALLLSLFLQYIKGLDAQTTGLILVAQPGVMAIVAPLAGRLSDKKDPQLLAAIGMGITTTGLFALAFISENTGITFIILSLVILGLGFGLFSSPNTNAIMGSVQRKYYGIASATVSSMRLIGQSFSLGMVTLIFSFIIGRVQISPQFYPALLQSTQVAFILFSVLCFTGIFASLAKRNRKKAEY
- a CDS encoding malate dehydrogenase — encoded protein: MKVSIIGSTGRVGRAAAFCLAEEQSVMELYLHARKSSLEQNKGEILDINDALAAKGVRVKINTSSNLENLKDSHVVVITAGIPRTPDMERMELGKENARIIAEYSLKIAKYAPDSIILVVSNPVDVMTYVALKYSGFDKRKVLGLGNHLDSLRLKNYMARHFDVHVSEIHTRVIGQHGPYMVPLLSSTSIGGIPIEYYSAHDYFTDYKSFDLKHTIENVINAGSYIISKKGATEYGPAFAIANIVNTILNDENQILTVSTLVEDLAEGVDEVCLGVPVKLGYNGIEGVVPVQMDQNEKQAFIDAAKFIHESTKDIMIDLENNFPI
- the aksF gene encoding homoisocitrate dehydrogenase; protein product: MIKITIIPGDGIGKEVMNAATHVLDSLELNLDYIYASAGYECFQKTGSTIPDETIKLTKKTSATLFGAVTTVPGHKSAIISLRKELDLYANIRPVKSYPGINSLFKDLDFVIIRENSEGLYSGLEDYTREGAVARRVITRRASERISRFAFDYAKKTGRKKVTAVHKANVLKKTDGVFKDSFYKVGEEYPDLEKEDFYVDATAMYFLTKPQIFDVLVTTNLFGDILSDEGAGLVGGLGLIPSANIGDKQGLFEPVHGSAPDIEGKGIANPVAMLLSTSMMLKYLKMEYEAENLEKAISAVLKNGKVVTPDLGGNYSTMDMAREVSKQIKIQNHS
- a CDS encoding glutamate synthase-related protein produces the protein MPFKVERSSELCKRNFDRHGCCWYLCDNRDENQCKNCYSCYNNCPHEVYEIIGGEPYPVKHENCVGCRICEEMCPNDAIEVNAVPEDRRNVWSFSDLVEIQRKSNEGSYKVRGCGATRVIPTFDDLVIVPAQVSRPPIDKYREPCNTRVVLGKRYAENPLILDTPIMIAAMSFGALSKEAKIALAMGATLAGTATNTGEGGMLPEERQYASKLIAQYASGRFGVSADYLNNSEAIEIKIGQGAKSGMGGHLLGEKVTAEVSKIRMIPEGTDALSPARHMDIVGPEDLSMKISQLREISDWKVPIMVKFTSGRVSDDVKIAAKAGADIIVVDGMQGGTGAGPDVVTEHSGVPTIAAIVEADEALKQINLREDVSLVAAGGIRNGADVAKAMALGADAVYVATSALVSIGCRVCQKCYTGTCRKGIATQNPRLRRRLDYVEGGKKVARYIEAMNEELCMLTQQAGNTNVVNLEKDDLRSLSIEASALTGVKMAGMEAPVRY
- a CDS encoding class II glutamine amidotransferase, which gives rise to MCGIAGVVYKDKKLHPVGSDMTKMLDALQHRGPDSAGFSIYGGLGLEDNEYLLNIEIKEKPGLLDSVKELVKVVSPIKSEEIIPSVENFIIYRCKISLKSFSQLKPLIMDIDKIKDVVVLNGSHSFEMIKDVGYVLDIAERYDTWSKMGTHAIGHTRFSTESIVDRYHAHPFQSYIIPDITVVHNGQITNYWNIRDPLERKGHIFETNNDTECIVHYVADKLSMGYSLEETLEQSVKDMDGPYSYVVGTPNGVGIAKDQLGLRPGVMAETDDVFAIASEEVSLREVMDTTYVEQISPGEVRVYEI